The following nucleotide sequence is from Nitrospira sp..
CCCGCGGACAAGGCGCATCTCAACCGAGTGATGGAATGATCGCTCGCCTGATGCGCTGGCAGGAACTGGGACGGGTCTGGATCGGCCACTGGCTCAGCCGCCCCTTTCATCAGCTCTTCAACCTCATCCCGGGCCTGGAGTTGGGACTCGCCGAAGCGGCGATCACCTCGCTGCCCCTCAGCCACGCCCCGCTGGCCGGTCGGCGTGCGGTTCACCTCAGCGACCTGCACCTGGATCGGTACCGTCCCAGGCACCACGCCCTCGTCCGGACGGTGGAGGACCTTGGGCCGGACTGGATTTTCATCACCGGTGATCTCCTCAACGTCCGTGACGGCTTGCCGCACATGGTCCGCTTCCTCTCGGAGCTCCGCCGCCTGGCCCCCGTCTTCGTCACGCTCGGCAATCACGACCACTATAGCGGATTGCGTGTGGATGAATTCGCCGAACAGCTCGACCGCATCAAAGTGACGCTCCTGGTCAACCAGGTCACCTTCGTCCCCCTGGAAGACGGAGAACTCGCCATCGTCGGCCTCGACGATCCTTCCCTCCATCGGGCAGACCTGCGCTGCATTCCGTCATACCGACCCGGACGATTCACGCTCCTGCTGGCCCATGCGCCCAACATCCTGGAGCAGCTTGAATCACAGCATCACATCGATCTGGGCCTCTGCGGCCATAGCCATGCGGGCCAATGGCGTATTCCGTTCATCCCGACCTTTTGGCTGCCGCCCGGCTGCCACGGACGCACGAACGGCCTCTACCGGAACGGTGCCCACCGACTCTATGTCAACCGAGGCATCGGCTGGTCGGTGTTTCCCGTTCGACTCAACTGCTCGCCCGAAATCGTCGTCCTGGACTGGTCATCCTGACGCCTCGGTCTTCATCACGTGATTCGTTCCAGTGCCTCCCGGGCTCGGCTTCGCACCGTTTGATCCCAATCTTCCTTGCTGGCGTACAGCAACTTCTCCTTCGCGGCGGAGGCTCGAAGCCGACCGAGGCCGAGCGCGGCGCTGGCCCGCACATAGGCATGGTCGTCTTCCAGCGCCTTCAGCAGAGGCGGCACGACCGATTCGTCTCCGATGACGCCCAAATGGCTCGCCGCCATCCCACGCACACGGTGCTGCTTGTCTCCCAAGGCACGCTTCAGCGTCGTCAAGAACAATTCCTGGAGCCGGGGGGCAATGGTTTCCAGCCCGGCACGCTGATAGTCGTTCACTTCGATCAGCGCGAAGGCCACCTCGAGACGTTTATCGTGTGACGATTGGTTCTCGAACAGGGTGATCAACCGCGCTCGCTGCGCAACCCGTCGACGCCGCTGCTGAATCTTTCGCACGATGATCCAGGCGGCCACCGCAACGGCACAAACCAGAGCCGCGATAGGAATGGCCTGATCGATCACCACATCCTGCACCTCCGGCGAGAGGCGCTTCCAGATCCAGACGCCGGAGATCACCAGGCCCAGCAAGAGAAAGATAGCGGTCAGATTGGCATGGCCCGATTGAGCGTGGCGCGGCATGGCAGGCGCCATGATAGGAGGATGGTCCTCATGGCGTCAACGCGACGCCCACCCGCTCTTGACAGGCACCAGCCATGATGACTAGGCTTCGCATCCGTGGAACTACCGGATTTCCAGAACGATCCGCATTTGAAGGTCCTACGCCCGCTGGTGGAAACGTACCTGGCCTTCTGGCGCATGGATAGCCGACATATCCGTTCGCTGCGCCTCACACCGTCACAATTCGACGTCATCGCGACCCTCGGCGATACCAGCGGGCTGACCTGTGCGGAACTGTCTACTGCCACCCTGGTGACGAAAGGCACGCTGACCGGAGTCCTGGACCGCCTGGAGGAGAAGGGGCTCATTCGACGAACGCCGGTCGAATCCGACCGGAGAAGTACCAGAATCTGCCTGACCGCCAAGGGCGAGGAGCTCTTCAGAAAGATTTTCGCGGCGCACACGGCCTTCCTCCGTCCCTACTTTGAGCGCGCCCTCACCGCGGCAGAAGCGGATCAGCTGCGGCTACTGCTGCTTCGCTTGCGACAGAGCTTCCTGGAGGCCCCCAGTTCATGATCCGAGTCACGGTGCTGGGCTCCGGCACCAACCTCCATCCGCGCCGCGCCGCCGCGGGGTATGTAGTCCAGACGGACCACATCTTCTTGTTGGACTTCGGGCCCCGCACGCTGACTAACCTCATCAAGAGCGGCGTGGACCGACATCGGATCACCCATCTCTTGTTCTCGCATTTTCACGCCGACCACTTTGCCGATTTTATCCCGTTTTTTTTCGACGCGGTCATTTTCTGCAAGTATGAAGCGGGCACCAGACCGCCGTTGACGATCATCGGCCCCCGCGGCACCAAACGCGTGATGGGAGCGATGTTGTCCACCTTCCCCAGTTTCAACCGCGCGCCCTTCCGAGTCACCATTCGCGAGGTTGCCGATCGCGCCATCAGGCTCGGTGACACCGTGATCCGTCCTGCGACGGTCACCCACGCTCCCCGACTCCACTGTCTGGGCTACCGCATCGAATATGGCGGACGGGCTCTCGCCTATTCGGGCGATTCGTTGTATTGCGACGGCCTGATCCGGCTCTGTTACGAGGCGAACCTCGCCATTTTGGATTGTTCCTTTCCGGAAAATCGCCCGGGATCCGGCCATCTCCACGCGGGCCTCTGCGGTCGCGTGGCGCAGGAAGCCGGAGTCGACCGGTTGGTCCTCTCCCACTTCTATCCCATTGCCGAGCGGTATGACGTTCGAGCACAGGCCGGGCAATACTTCTCCGGCCGTATTCGTAAGGCGCGGGACCTGCTCTCCCTACGGGCCTGACTTCTGCCCCGACAAATGCGATGGCGCCAACAGCGGCACTCTACCTGACGAGCCGTAGCCGGGTAATGGCCGGCCTTAGAGGCCGCCCTCTCGTTGTTCACAACCGAGAATTTCGACGAACCGAGACAGCCGGTTCTTTTTCAGAGGATCATCGAGCTTGTTGTAGATGGCCAACAGGTTCTTGATCATGCGGGTGAGGATGGCACGCGGTGGGCTTGGCTGGAGGAACCGGTCTTCGAAGCCGTATCCGGCCTCCGTGAGGAACCGGGCACAATTCTTTTCTGTCAGGAGCGCGCCGCCGTTAAAACAGTCGATGAAGATCTTGTACTTGTCGGAATCGTACTTGACGAGGAAATGGCCGGGCATCCCGATACCTTGGACCGGCAGGTGCAACCGTTTTCCAATCAACAAATACACAGCGGACAGACTGATCGGAATGCCGGTTCGGCGGTCGAGCACGCAATTGAGATAACTGTTCTCAACTTCATAATAGTTCTTGGTATTGCCCCTGAACCCGGCTTCCGTAAAGAGATACCGATTGAGCGCCTTCACTGTCTCTTCGCCCGAGACCCTGGACCCGATCTGATCGCGCACTTCATGCGCCATGTGGTCCAACTGACGACGATACGACGGCACCTCCAGCATCGGATAGGCGTACCGCGCGAGGATGAAGGCGCCCGCTTCCAGATCGATACGATCGTCCGGCTGCGCCACCAGATCACGCAGTTCGTCCTCCAGCCTCGTCCCGCGGATTTCCTCCAGCACGGTGACGATGCGGTCGGACATTTCCGGCTGCTCGATCTCCGCTTCCTGCAGCAGCGGGACCGCGCAGTCCCCGTAGTCGATCAATTTTCCGCTGATAGTCTTGACGATGCGCTCATCCTCGTCGCCGAGGAGTCGAATCAAGGCGCGGATCTGGCTTTCATTCGCGAACATGGCGCATCCCCTGGATTCGGACGCCTCAGCCCATCGCGCGCCGGAAGACGCGGGCGCCGCCGTAGAGGCAGAGGGCGTCGAACAGCACCATCACAACGATGACCATCCCGACATGGGGCAGCGCTTCGGCCCACCCTTGTAGGATCAACGGGCGGACAGCGTCGATCGCCCAGGTCATGGGGTTGAACTGGGCCAGAAATCCCATCCACCCCGGCATGGCGCTCAACGGCACCAGCGCGGAACTCAAAAAGATCATCGGCAGCGACAGGAACCCCAATACGGAGAAAAAGTCGCCATGGCTCTTCACCGAGAACGCCATGGCCATGGAAATCGCGGTCAATCCGACCCCGAACATCATGCCGATCAGCAGGATCGTCGCCACCCCCGCCAGGCCCGTCGCCGGCTGGACGCCGAACAACCAGGCCACGCCTAGAATCACCAGGACCTGCAGGGAGGTAATGGTCATCACAAAGATGAATCGGCTGAGAATGACCGAGGTCCGATGGATCGGCGTCGACATCAACCGCTCCAGGAACCCGTTTTCCTTGTCGAAGAGCAGATCGACCCCGCCAGCCAAGCCGTTGTTGAGCACGGTCATGACGACCACGCCCGCCGCCAGGAAGCTGATGTAATTGGGCGCCTGGGTCACCTGCATATCGGCGGCGCGTTGGAACAAATTGCCGAAGAAAATGAGCCAGAACAGCATCGGCTGCACCAGCGTGAAGAGCATGCTGAACTTCTCGCGGCTCAACCGCCGCACCCAGCGCATAGTCAAGGCCCGGATTTCCTGCCAATACTCCTGCATAACGGCTCGTGGGCGAGGTGCGTGTCGCTACCTCTCCTCCTCCTTGGGGGTCTCGTCTTTGATGGATCGCCCGGTATGGGCGATGAATACGTCGTCCAGCCGCGGCCGGTGATAATCGATGAACTCCAGTCGGCAGGCCAGACGGTTGGCTGCTTCGAGAATGGCCGGCAAGGCCTTCTCCGGAGAGTCGACCCGGATATCCAATCCGTTCGGCTTAACCGCCACGGCCCGGATCGCAGGCAGATTCTTGACCGCCGCTTCTAGGCCCGCCACCCGGTCATGCTCATGGATCGTCAGCGACACCAAATCGCCGCCTAATCCAACTTTCAACTCTGTGGGCGATCCTAGGGCCTTGATCCGTCCGCCGTCGATGATGGCGATGCGGTCGCAGAGCTGATCCGCCTCGTCGAGATAATTGGTCGTCATTACCACGGTGATGCCCCGTTCCCGCATCGCCCGCACATGGTCCCAAATCCGCAGTCGGCTCTGGACATCCAAGCCCAGCGTCGGTTCGTCCAAAAAGAGGATCTTGGGATCGGGCAACAGCCCGCAGGCGATATCCAGTTTCCGCTTCATGCCCCCGGAGTAAGTCTTAGCCGGCCGGTCGGCATGTGGTTCGAGTTCGACCAGTTTAAGCAGGTGGGCGATACGGGTGTTTGCTTCGTCCGTGGCCAGGTGATAGAGATCCGCGAGTAGTTCCAGATGTTCACGCCCCGTAAGGAACCGATCAATGGCCCGCTCCTGGGGCACGTAGCCGATGGTCTTGCGCACCCGGTCTGCATCCTTCACGGTATCCAAGCCGAGGATGGTGGCTGAGCCGGAAGTGGGCTGGAGCAGCGTAATCAAGATGCGAAGCGTAGTGCTCTTGCCAGCGCCGTTCGGGCCGAGGAGTCCAAAAATTTCGCCGCCGTAGACTTGAAACGACAGATCATCCACGGCCCGGACCTTGTCATAGACCTTACCTAGGTGCGCAACGTCGATGGCGATCGACCGCGACATCAACTCCACCCGCCGGAGCCGCGCCGCTCGGCCACTTTGAATTGGATCAAATCACTGAGCCGCCGGGCCTGCTGCGGCAGATGTTCGGCCTCCAATAGGAATTGTTTCTCCAACGGCGTACAGTCCAGGTAGGTCGAGAGGGAGTTCACGAACACTTCGTCGCTCACGTCAGGGCGAACCAAGCTGTGGAGCGGTGACGCTTCTTCGTCCGCCTGGAGATATTCGTCGAGCACCTCCGTCAAATATCGGCGCAGCGCCGGATCCAACGGCAGGGATGGTTCGTGCGGTTTCAGGACGATGCGGGCCTCCCGATAACTTTTTTCATAGAACTCTTCGCGCACTTCGTATCGATCCAGGCCCTGCAGCAGAATATTGGATCGGCCGTCCGGCAGCATCTGCACGCTGGCCAAACGCCCGACACAGCCCATCGAAAAGATAGGTGGATTCCCATCGTACTGCTCTTCCCAGCCCTCCTTGAGCAGAGCCATGCCGATACATTGCCCTCTCGCCGCCGCATCCGCTACCATTTGACGGTACCGCGGCTCGAAAATGTGGAGCGGCAAATAGGTCTTGGGGAAGAACACGACATTGGGGAGGGGAAACACCGGAATGCGGGACGGAACGGGAAACGGCTGAGGTTTTCCCGATGTCTCGCGGGTCGGTTGCTCGCGCTCCGGTTCAAGAAACATGGCCCACGATAGCCGATGCTTTGCAAAATTGTCAACGCCACGAACGTGCCTTCCGGTCGCGACGATCGGTCGAAAACCCTTATGAATACTGGCGTTCTCTCCTCTCGCCCTCCGGCGAGAAAGGGCGCATTCGCAGATGGATTCCCTGGCACGGCAGGGCGGCTGATATGAATCCGATCGTCGTTCGAACGATGCGGCTGTTTCCTCTTTTGGCCCTCCTGCTGTCCTGTTCCGCCGTCTCTTCCGTCGACGTGGGGGCGGCCGACGGTGGGCCGGCGGAGTCGCCCATCTCCTTCCAACGTGCCTTGCCCGGCTATCAGTACCACTTTCCGTACGACCATGGCGCGCATGAAGCCTTCCGCACGGAGTGGTGGTACTACACCGGCCACCTCACCGACGCCAGCGGACGACGCTTCGGCTTTCAGCTGACCTTTTTCCGGCGCGGCATTCCGCCGGAACAGGTCAAGACCCTGCCCTCAGCCTGGTCCATCCAGCAATTGTACCTGGCCCATGTCGCGGTGACGGACCTCTCGAGCGGTCGATTCCATTACGCCGACAAACTCAGTCGTGGCGGTCTGGGCAAAGCAGGCGCGGACAGCGGGCGTCTCCATGTGTGGATCGATCGGTGGTCGCTCTCCATGGACGATCAACACCGGCAACTGCTTCAGGCCGACACCGAGGACTTCGGCCTCGACCTGCAAGTCACACCGCTCAAGCCCCCGGTTGTGCACGGCAACCAAGGGATCAGCCGCAAAGGGGGCGACCCGTCGGAAGCCTCTCACTATTATTCATTCACTCGGTTGCGGACGGAAGGTCGGTTGCGCCAAGGCAGCGAGACCGTGACCGTGACCGGCATCGGTTGGATGGACCACGAGTTCGGCTCCGCCGACCTGGGGCGAGACATCGTCGGGTGGGATTGGTTCAGCCTTCACTTCAACGACGACCGTGAACTCATGTGGTATGCGTTGCGCCGCGCCGATGGCTCCACCGATCCCGCATCGAGCGGCACGTTGGTGTTTCCGGACGGCCGCACCCAGCCGATCAACGCGGGCGACCTCTTGATCACCCCCGAAGCCTATTGGACCAGTCCTCGGTCGAAGGCGCGCTACCCCCAACGGTGGCGCCTCAGGGCTCCGTCGCTGGATCTGGATTTGGAGGTGCGTTCGCTGCTCGACGATCAGGAGTTGGACACCGCCCGCAGCACACGCGTGACTTATTGGGAGGGAGCCGTCTCGGCGGCAGGCCAGGCAGGGGGCAGAGCCGTGACGGGTCAGGGCTATGTCGAGTTAACCGGCTACGCCAAGCGATTTACACAACGACTCTGAGGCCTCCCGCTCGACTCGATTGTCACCTTGACTCGGCTATCTTCCTATGGTTAGGTCTCCGGCCATCGTGATATGCCGCGTCCCTCAATGGCTCGGACTGCCCCGTTGCACGCTCCTTGTGCTCGGGCTCCTTCTGCTCGCCTGCGGGAAGCAGGAGGCCGCGGTCGTCTCGATCGCGCTCCATCCCTCCAACCCCAATATCCTCTACATCGCCACAAATGAGGCCGTCCACAAGAGCCGAGACGGCGGACAGACGTGGGAACAATTCCCGAACTTCAGTGCACGCCGCGTGACGACCCTCGCCATCGATCCGAAACTCCCCGCCACCGTTTACGCCGGCACGATGGGCGACGCGGTCTACAAGAGCCCCGACGGTGGGCAACACTGGCTGCCGCACAACGTCGGGCTGAAGGAACACGTGTCGTTCGTGAACGAGATCATCTTCCATCCGGAGAATACCGAGTTGATCTATCTCGCCACCACGGTCGGCGCGTTCGTCTCGAAGAATGGCGGGCGCGAATGGGAAGAGCGCATGGCGGGAATGAAGGAAGTCCACATCGTCACCTGCATCGCGTTGGATCCTGCCCATCCCCGCCTCCTCTATGCCGGGACGACCGGTGGAACCTATCGCAGCGACGACGGCGGGAATTCGTGGCAAAAGGTGAACCGCGGGCTCATCCCCGAGGATGTACTCAACGCCGCCATGGCCCTCGGCGTGAACGTGTTGGTCGTCGATCCGACGAATCCCGACGTCATCTATGCGGGAACGACCAAAGGCCTGTTCCGCACCGGCAATCGCGCGGAGTCCTGGGAGACGATCGGGCAAGGACTCGCAGATCAATTTGTCAGCACGTTGATTCTCCATCCGTCGATCCCCGGCACCATGTATGTCGGCGGCCCCGCCGGGGTCTATGAGACGACGGACGGCGGCAAGACGTGGCACGCGCAGAACGAAGGGTTGGCCAGCCTGAACGTCCGCACCCTGGCGATCAGTCCGCTCGATCCACACGTGCTCTATGCGGGCACGAACGGCAGCGGTCTCTATCGATCCACCGACGGGGGGGCGCACTGGGTCCCCGTTCCGCTCACCGCTCGGCCTGCAGCCCATCGGGATCCCTAACCGCCGCATAGGTCCGCGATGCCAAAAATCCTGCTCGTTCGCCATGGAGAGACCGATTGGAACCGCAGCGGTCGCGTCATGGGCAACCAGCCGATTCCGCTGAATCCCGTCGGTGAACGGCAAGCTCGAGCCTGCGCCGAGGCGCTGGCGCACACGCCGATCGCGGCGATCTTCACCAGCCCAGTCTTGCGGGCCGTACAGACCGCGGAGATCGTCGGAGGCCCGCATGGGCTACCGTTACGACCGTTGTCCGGGCTGAGTGAAATCGGCGTGGGGGAATGGATCAATCGCTATTGGCAGGACTTTGCCGACGACCCGGCCAAGCGTGATTGGTACAGCCATCCGGATCGCGCGCGCCCCGCTGGTGGGGAAACTTTACGGGAGGTACAGGCGCGGGCGGTGGCGGCAGTGCAGCAGGCGCTCGAATCCGTCAAGGACGGCGCTTGTCTCTTCGTCTCGCACGGCGACGTCATCCGAGCGATCCTCTCCTACTACCTTGAGCTTGAGTTGGCATTCGTCCGACGGGCGCTGATCGACCACGCGTCGGTGAGCGGCTTGGAGGTCGCCGGGGAGTCGGCCCAACTCCTGTTCTTGAACCATCGAGCAGGGTTGGACCGACTGGTATAACCCGCCTCGCAACAGCTTCCCTCAGTGAGGGGCGGGAGCGGTTGTCTCGGCACCTTTGCCGTAGTACCGGCTTCCATACTCCTTCATCTCTCCCGACAAAGCGGCCCATTCCTCAGCCGTCATCAGGCCCTTCATCTTGAAGCGGAGTCCCAAAATCTTCCCTGCCGACCGCATCCGGCTGTTGTTCAATTCGTCGAGGATCTTGGTGAAGTCTTCCGGTGGAGCCGCATAATTCGCATTCAATTCATAAAGCGCACGGTGATACTGCCGATGCTGTTCACGCGCGGATTTCAACTCGGTGATGATCTCGCCCAGGACCTCGTTCACCTGCTTGACCTTCTCGGGATCCTTGACATGTTTTTCGATCAGGCCGCTCATGTCCTTGCCGGCCTTGCTCCAGTAATAATCGCCCTTTCCATACCCGTAACTGCCGTGGTGATGCGACGAACAACCCACCATGCCGGTCAGCATCAATCCGATAACGAGAACGAGAATTCGACGGCTCATCAGTCCCTCCCTAAGAATAAGATAAAGAATTCCTTGCCTCATTGGAAACGCATTGCGCCAGGCCTCACTCCTGCCGTAAGCTGCGGTGGGTTTGCGAACCGACCGAATACGCCATGGACCATTCTCCCGCTCAATCCCAGGTCAACCCCGTCGACCTGCTCCGCCAAGAGTTCCGAGAACACCTGGACCTGTTCTACAACCGACTTAAGCTGGCCGCCCCCTACCACAGCGTGGAAAAGGCCCTGAACACCCTCGCTCAATCGCTCAAAGGCTTGCCGCCTGCGGAACTCGAGCGGTTGACCACCGATCAGACTCTGCGTTGGATTCGTTTTCGACAAGCCTTCGTAGACTCCGGGTTGCATCTGAAACACCGAGGCATCATTGCAGGTCTGGTTCGCTCCAGGCAGTCACTGAATCTGCCGCCGGAGTTTGACCACCTCCTCAATCTCTACATCTCCCCATCCTAAACGCCTCGCTTGCCGTCCGTCAGGACCGTTCGAAGTTCCTCATAGACCTGCATCAACCTGGTGTTTTCGATGCGATAGGCCACGGTGATGGTCAAGAGACCAAACGCCACCACGATCAGCCCCACACCTGTCACCCCGACACCCAGCAACAGTCCTCCCAGTGAGGCCAGGCCACCCTCCATGGCATAACTGATTAGAAACCCGAGGGTGCCCAACCCGACGAGCGCAAACCAGAGGAAGGTGAGAATGGAGGAGGACCACGGCACCCGTTTGGTGCAGGTGAGCTGAAGGCCATCCTGCTCCGATGCCCATTCGATTGAGCCCTTCACAGGCCAGGCCGTACGAAACCCCATGGAAAACAATCGATAGGTCGGTCGGATTACCATGCGATTCCGCTCGGGAAAGATTCGCGCAACGCCGTGCGGCAAGGCAAGAAATCCGTTTGGGTCACAGCGTCGCACAAGGGTCTCCGCGGTGAGGGCCGCGAAATGGTCCCGGACCTGTCCGATGCCATATCCATAACGGCTGGCGTCGGAGGACAGCCGGGTGAAATACATCCAGTCACCGACGAGCAGTCCCACGAACAACACGACGGCAAAGGTTCCGGCCAAAAGCATAGCGGGCAACTTCCCACAGGCCTAGACGGAGAATCAAGCCTGCTCCTCCCAGGCTCTCGATCAGGTGGAGGAATTTGTTGACTCATCCGCAAGGCTTTGGCTACATTAGGCCCGGTTTATCCCGGCGGGTACGAAGGGGTTCGTCTGGTAGGGTCCCGCCTTCATAGATTTTTCCACGCCACACGTTTCGGTTCCCGGCACGTTCCGCGGAGGAATGTGAGAACGGAATGCTGTGATCTTGCGGAGGGACGATGGATATCGCCAAAATCGAGCGGGTGTACACAAGTTATTCCGGCATCTACGATCACATCTTCGGCAAGATTTTTCACGAGTCGCGCGAATCGGCCGTGCGTAATCTGCGCATTCGACCCGAGGAGAAGATCTTGGAAGTCGGGGTGGGAACGGGCATTGCCCTGGAGTACTATCCGAAGAACTGCGAGATCATCGGTATCGACCTTTCCTCCGGCATGCTGGCCAAGGCCCGTCAGCGCCAGTCTCACTACCACCTTGATCATGTGCGGCTGATGTTGATGGATGCAGGACAGATGGACTTTGCCGACAACACGTTCGACACCGTGATGGCCGCTTACGTCGTGACTGCCGTGCCGGACTACCGTAAAGTCGTGAACGAAATGATCCGCGTGTGCAAGCCGGGCGGCCGCATCATCATGCTCAACCACTTCAGCAACGGCAACAAGTTGATCGCGGCCGTGGAAAAAGTCATCTCTCCCCTCTGTAAACACATCGGTTTCCGGACCGACTTGTCACTGAGTCACGTCCTCGAAGGCACCAATCTCCACGTCGCTAGAAAAGAGAAGGTCAATCCCATGAAATTCTGGCATCTGGTGGAATGCGTGAACCAAAAGAACGGCAGCATCAACGGAACCGGCAGGAACGGTCACCACAGCTGAATCATTCCGACGCACTACGGGGTGAGAGGCGCGAAAGCACTTAGCGCTTCCGGCCCATCCCTCGCGGCAGGGTCCCACGCTGCTCACCGGGCGCACAGGCGTGCTCCTCAATCCACACGTCCTCGCAGACCACGTAAAAGACCCCCTGCGGATCGAACCAGAACCGGAATCGCCCATCACACAACTCCACCTGAACCGTACTGAGCGCAGACCAGTCCGCGCCATCCTGTTCGAGGAGAGACAGGTCGGAAACGCCTTGCATCGTAAGGGTCGCAAGGCGCGGCACCCCATGCGTCTCGTACCATACGACGACTGAGACCGCACTCCCAGCCGGCACTTGACGCATGGACTCTTCATCGAAGACCCAGCGCTTGGACAGGTGCACCTCCAACACGTGCCCGCCGGAAAATCCTTGCGTGTGAGTAAGAAACCACCGCAGATCGTCCGCTGTCTTAATGGAATATCCCATGGAGGAGAGAGGTCCAACAGACCTGTGAATGTAAGCCTACCCGCCCACCTTATCACGCCATGAGATAAGAGAATATGGGGAAAAGAACGTGCGGCGGGGGAACAGGGCGCTGCGGCGACTAGAAGAGGAGGTGCTGCTGTTTGAGTTCCGCCACTTGGCGTTCGAGATCACCTACCCGTTCCTGGAGTCGTTGGTTCTCCAAGCGAAGCAGATCCAGGCGATCCAACAGCTGTTCGCGCTGGATTCTCGTCCATTCCAGCGTACGCCGCAAACCGGCCAACTCCAGTTGCGCCTGTTGTCCGTCCTCAGTCCGTACACCCATAGTCACGCCTCGCGCGAAGATCACCGGCCACAGCTAGGCGGAATGGTAACGCAGTCTGATTCCGTTGCGGAGCGATTAGTGAATTATGGACGGCGGCAGAAAAAAACGGAAAGAGGCAGGGGGCCGGCGAAGCGGCCTCAGTGAGACTGAGCGGCGCGCCTCATCCTGCGCTGGTCTTGCTCACAGGATGGTTCCCACCGGTATCGAAGCAGCACCCCGTTGGCTTCCCAACCGGGAGGACAGAGTTTTCCAGTGCCATAATAGTCGGCATCCAACACGGAAAACGGCGCGACATTCTTGATCCAATCTTGCGCGTGGCCATTGGATTCAATATAGGACTGAAAAAAGTAAGCTCCCCCGGTCAAGGGTAGTTCCGGAATCACAAAATCCACGTACCCTTCTTCCTGTAGCGTAAGCGGCATCGGATCTACGACATCGGTCGAAAGGATGAACAGGTCCTGGCCCTTCCGCCCGTTGACGGAGATGCTGAGATGACAATTGCGGAACTCTTTCCCCGCCGCACAACGGTAATGCATGCGAATGACGATCTCCCGGCCGGTGATGGCCGCCGTGACAGGGTGTCGCTCGCTGTCCAGGAGTTCGATCTTGGTGAGTCGAATCTCTCCCAGACCGACTCGATCGTGGCGGGCCTCGATGGCCGTGCCCGCCGACTCGCGAATAGCATCGGCATACCCCTGCACCACCTCCTGCGTCGCCCCGATTCGAGCCACCCGTCCCTTCTCCAGCAGGATGGCCCGCTCGCAGAGGCCCTCGATGACCGTC
It contains:
- a CDS encoding histidine phosphatase family protein; amino-acid sequence: MPKILLVRHGETDWNRSGRVMGNQPIPLNPVGERQARACAEALAHTPIAAIFTSPVLRAVQTAEIVGGPHGLPLRPLSGLSEIGVGEWINRYWQDFADDPAKRDWYSHPDRARPAGGETLREVQARAVAAVQQALESVKDGACLFVSHGDVIRAILSYYLELELAFVRRALIDHASVSGLEVAGESAQLLFLNHRAGLDRLV
- a CDS encoding methyltransferase domain-containing protein, with amino-acid sequence MDIAKIERVYTSYSGIYDHIFGKIFHESRESAVRNLRIRPEEKILEVGVGTGIALEYYPKNCEIIGIDLSSGMLAKARQRQSHYHLDHVRLMLMDAGQMDFADNTFDTVMAAYVVTAVPDYRKVVNEMIRVCKPGGRIIMLNHFSNGNKLIAAVEKVISPLCKHIGFRTDLSLSHVLEGTNLHVARKEKVNPMKFWHLVECVNQKNGSINGTGRNGHHS